A window of Oceaniferula flava contains these coding sequences:
- a CDS encoding PEP-CTERM sorting domain-containing protein produces the protein MTTNRINKYLLSAAALMTSSSLISAATLIFDGGAGNNDFFAEANWADSVTGNDPAADTINPANPGSFEIAADLIVGGTFNVLSDNTNIRLDQGYTLTVQDNAVLTSLVYSAGTSQTINIVVTDNADMIITQNIARTIFDVSGNADLVFTGDAPEFTTDSLNLSSDWTGSITLSQVTNREIVGASTVGLFDTFTIDGVTATAADILREDITDQSGAVVGTTFRLVPEPSSLSLLGLGALAMAFRRRK, from the coding sequence ATGACAACAAACAGAATTAACAAATACTTACTCAGCGCTGCCGCTCTGATGACATCATCGAGCCTGATCTCAGCTGCCACTCTCATCTTTGATGGCGGAGCTGGAAACAACGATTTTTTCGCCGAAGCCAACTGGGCCGATAGCGTCACAGGCAATGACCCAGCAGCCGATACCATCAACCCTGCGAACCCAGGATCTTTTGAGATCGCTGCCGATCTCATAGTGGGTGGCACCTTCAATGTGTTATCCGACAATACCAACATCCGCCTCGACCAAGGATACACGCTCACTGTGCAGGATAACGCTGTATTAACCTCCTTAGTTTACTCCGCAGGAACATCCCAAACGATCAACATCGTCGTGACGGATAACGCCGATATGATTATTACCCAGAACATCGCACGAACCATTTTTGATGTTTCAGGTAATGCCGACCTCGTTTTCACCGGTGATGCGCCAGAATTCACCACCGATAGTCTCAACCTGTCCTCTGACTGGACCGGCAGCATCACCTTAAGCCAGGTGACCAACCGCGAGATCGTCGGGGCCTCAACCGTCGGCTTGTTTGATACCTTCACCATCGATGGCGTCACCGCCACTGCCGCCGATATTCTCAGAGAAGATATTACAGATCAGTCGGGAGCTGTTGTCGGCACCACATTCCGTCTGGTTCCTGAGCCGTCCTCACTTAGCCTCCTTGGTTTGGGTGCCCTGGCGATGGCCTTCCGTCGTCGTAAATAA
- a CDS encoding PEP-CTERM sorting domain-containing protein (PEP-CTERM proteins occur, often in large numbers, in the proteomes of bacteria that also encode an exosortase, a predicted intramembrane cysteine proteinase. The presence of a PEP-CTERM domain at a protein's C-terminus predicts cleavage within the sorting domain, followed by covalent anchoring to some some component of the (usually Gram-negative) cell surface. Many PEP-CTERM proteins exhibit an unusual sequence composition that includes large numbers of potential glycosylation sites. Expression of one such protein has been shown restore the ability of a bacterium to form floc, a type of biofilm.), protein MKLLHTLTAAATSLLLASQSSQAALTLYEGFEYTSGDDLDGNGSGIGFGSNLWTGLNSSGTNPHSVGSGLSFGSLEVTGGSAERDIRNGRSTATRLIAASSVTDLTADNTTIWFSVLMDPTINTATTGGQPANTYGTLIFGNAGLTDSSSGTQNGAGTTIANSGDAVGVGFFGNTTFAGVGIQGVTFSDGTIDQGNGASNAITTGDSLSLIVGRIDWAADGSNDTITLYDVTDPAAGLPGTAFSTMTLDVDQTTFDTISISGGQTEAFDEIRFGTELADVIPVPEPSSSLLLGLGSAALLLRRKRA, encoded by the coding sequence TCCTCGCGAGTCAATCGTCTCAAGCAGCACTCACCCTTTATGAAGGTTTTGAATACACTTCTGGTGACGATTTAGACGGTAACGGCTCGGGAATCGGCTTTGGTTCCAACCTCTGGACAGGGCTCAACTCTAGCGGAACCAATCCTCACTCGGTTGGCTCCGGACTCAGCTTCGGAAGCCTTGAAGTCACTGGAGGGTCTGCAGAGAGGGACATCAGAAATGGAAGATCAACAGCGACACGCTTGATCGCAGCGAGCTCGGTCACCGATCTTACCGCTGATAACACCACCATCTGGTTCAGCGTTCTGATGGACCCCACGATCAACACGGCGACAACAGGCGGACAGCCAGCCAACACATATGGCACACTGATTTTTGGTAACGCTGGCCTGACTGATTCCAGCTCGGGCACTCAAAATGGAGCAGGAACCACCATTGCCAATAGCGGAGACGCCGTCGGTGTTGGCTTTTTTGGTAATACCACCTTTGCGGGTGTCGGCATCCAAGGGGTAACTTTCTCGGACGGCACCATCGATCAAGGTAACGGCGCATCGAATGCTATCACAACCGGAGATTCCCTCTCACTGATTGTCGGTCGGATTGATTGGGCCGCAGACGGCTCTAACGATACGATTACTCTCTATGATGTCACCGATCCGGCGGCAGGTCTCCCCGGCACAGCCTTCTCCACAATGACATTGGATGTCGATCAGACCACCTTCGACACAATTTCCATATCTGGAGGCCAAACCGAAGCCTTTGACGAAATCCGTTTTGGCACCGAATTGGCCGATGTCATCCCAGTCCCCGAGCCCAGCTCATCCCTGCTTCTCGGACTTGGATCCGCCGCCCTCCTGCTGCGCCGCAAACGCGCTTAA